The Pristiophorus japonicus isolate sPriJap1 chromosome 3, sPriJap1.hap1, whole genome shotgun sequence genome has a segment encoding these proteins:
- the LOC139254864 gene encoding secreted phosphoprotein 24-like, translated as MNSFLLTIAAVQILHCSGVPSPKDALRESVIKLNEIAETTNLCGITRRRVKDIYRTGKLSYNVELTFSVKEIVCSKNSGLEFDDPSCHFCPRKTAEKGFCKSRIEYFAGEVVDIDVECRGLKTVDSSSDSSESSEDSIEVPQRALLGPSVKTGGPTYTGCNEASLITLLSRLFNSGFSHAQLA; from the exons ATGAACTCCTTTCTCCTCACCATTGCTGCAGTGCAGATCCTCCACTGCTCAG GAGTACCAAGCCCTAAGGATGCTCTGAGAGAGTCAGTTATAAAGCTGAATGAAATCGCCGAGACCACCAATCTCTGTGGTATAACCAGGAGAAGAGTGAAGGAT ATTTATCGCACAGGCAAATTGTCGTACAACGTGGAGTTAACATTCTCAGTCAAAGAAATCGTCTGCTCCAAGAATTCTGGACTGGAATTTGATGATCCCAGCTGTCATTTCTGCCCCAGAAAGACCGCT GAAAAAGGTTTTTGCAAAAGCCGTATTGAATATTTTGCTGGTGAGGTCGTTGACATCGATGTGGAGTGTCGAGGTTTGAAGACAGTTGACAGCAGCAGTGATTCATCAGAGTCAAGTGAAGACAGTATTGAG GTCCCGCAGCGCGCCCTGCTGGGACCATCGGTCAAAACAGGcggtccgacctataccggctgcaATGAG GCCTCTCTCATAACGCTCCTGAGCCGgctgtttaactcgggattttcgcatgctcaactggcctag